From the Ignavibacteriales bacterium genome, the window ATGCCAAAAAGCAGAGCAACCCTGAAAACAAGAGCAAGGGCAAGTCCCGTGATGCGGGCTTTTTCCTGCACTTCCTTTTTAAGCTTGCCGGTTACAATAGAGATAAAGATTATATTATCTATCCCCAGAACTATCTCCAGGAATGTAAGTGTGGCAAGACTTACATAAGTCTCAGGGCGTGTGAATATTTCAAAGAATTCCATATGTGCGCATGAAAATTATTATGCGGCTTCCTCCTTCTCCGCCTTGTATTGTTCGATGATCTTCATTTCCACTTCGCGCGGTACGTCCTCGTAGTGGGAAAATTTGCGCTTGTACGTTCCCCTGCCCTGCGTGAGCGAGCGAAGCGTAGATGAGTAACCGTTCATTTCGGAAAGAGGTATCTGCGCTTTAAGCTTTTGCAGGTGTCCTTCGGCTTCCATTCCCTGTATTCGTCCCCTTCTCGAAGATACATCGCCCGAGACAGCTCCCATGAACTCTTCCGGGAACACCACTTCGACGTCATAGATCGGCTCCATAATAACCGGAGCGGCTTCCATAAATCCTTTTCGGAATGCCATCGAGCCGGCAATCTTGAATGAATTTTCATCCGAATCAACGTTGTGGAAAGAGCCGTCGAATAGCGTTACCTTAACGTCAATGACCGGGCATCCAACAACGACGCCGTTTTTGAGAACTTCATTGATACCCTTTTCAACAGCCGGAACGAACCTGCCGGGAATAACACCGCCGACGATCTTATCGACGAATTCGAATCCCTGTCCTCTTTCGAGAGGCTCTATCTTTATATGAACGTGCCCGAACTGTCCGCGTCCGCCGGATTGTTTCTTGTGTTTGTATTCGATGTCATTTGCAGTCGAGCGTATAGTCTCACGGTAAGGAATCTTCGGGTCTTTTACTTCTACTTCTAGCTTATACTTTTCCTTCATTCTTTTTATAACAGTCTCGAGGTGTGATTCACCCTGCCCGCTGATAACTGTCTCTCTTGTTTCGGGAATAAATGAAGAAATGAACGTCGGGTCTTCCTCGTGGAATGAGTGGAGCGCCGTTGCAATCTTATCTTCGTCGCCTTTGTTTTTCGCATGGATAGCGAGTGTTATATTCGGATCGGGAAATTTGATATTAGGAAGTACAACCGGGTTGTTCTTAGAGCTAAGTGTATTATTTGTGTGAGTATCTTTTAGTTTAACAACGGCTCCAATATCTCCGCAGATAACAGCATCCATTTCTTTTCTGTTCTTTCCATTCATAGAGAAAAGCTGTGAAAGGCGTTCTGATTTTCCGTTAGCTTCATTTACCATGTCCATACCATGCGTGACCTTACCGGAATAGACACGGAAGAATGAAAGCTCACCGATGTTCTTTTCCGAGACGGTTTTGAATATGAAGATCGTCGGTTCACCATTCGGATCGGCTTTGACTTCGACCTCTGAATCACTACCGGGTTTATGCGCGTGTTCCGGATGTTTATCGAGCGGTGACTCGGTATAGTCAGCGATAAAATCCAAAATTGGTTTAATGCCGATATTTTTGTCGGCAGCGGCACAGAATACCGGGAATATCTTCCTTTCCTGCATACCGAGAAGAAGACCTTTCTCAATGTCTTCCGGCGCGAGATTTTCGTCTCCCTCGAAGAACTTTTCCATAAGTTCCTCGTCTTCCTCAGCGATATTTTCAACAAACCTCTGGTGGTACTCCTTTGCTTTGGCTTTCTGGTCTTCGGGTATATCTTCCTCGGTATAATTACCTGAACCGTCGGTGGAGAATTTCAGAAGCTTCATTTTAGCAACGTCAACAACGGCATTAAAACCGGTGCCGGAATTCACAGGAAACTGCATTACTGCCACACGCGAACCAAAACTTTCCCTAAGCTGGTCAATAACCTTCTCGAAATTTATATTTTCGTGGTCGAGTTTATTTATAACAAAGATGATGTTATTACGGTAATGCTTTGTGTTGTGAAAAGTGATCTCGGTGCCGACTTCCCTGCCTTTTGATGCATCGAGCGTAATAATGGAAGTATCTGAAACCCTCAGCGCGGATACGACTTCCCCGATATAATCCATAAAACCGGGTGTATCGATGAGGTTAATTTTTATTTTGTCGCCTTTGGACTTTTTCCAGAAGGCATTCATCACTGAGGCGTTGATGGACATTTGTTTTTCTATCTCGTCCTCGTGATAGTCACTAACTGTGTTACCCTCGGTAACGTTTCCCATTCGATTGGTTACTCCGGAACTGAAAAGAACTGCCTCACAAAAGGAAGTCTTTCCGGTTCCGGCATGGCCAATGACAGATACATTTCTGATTTGTTCTGATTTATAGTCAGGCATAAATAAATCTCCTTAAAAAATTTATTAATATTATTTTTTTGACTCTTTCTTTGTTACATCCAGCGGTATAGGCTGGTTTTTGTCATGTATCTGGAGCTGGAGTATATCAAACGGTATGTCTATTCCTTCCGCATCGAACTTCTCCTTAACTTCCTTTATCACGTCGCTCTTTACGTCGAACTGCGAGCGAGTAAGGTATCCATTATTGACCCAGAACCTAACCATAATATTTATTGAACTTGAACCAAAATCATTTAGAATAACATCCGGTGCGGGATCGTCCAGAACTTCCTTATTGTCTTGGAGAACGGATCGTACCGCCTGTACTGCTTTACCCAGGTCACTCGCGTATTCCACACCAACAATAAATTCATGACGGCGCGTGGGTTCCATAGTATAGTTAAGCACCGGGTTTTTTATTATCATCGAATTAGGGATAAAGACGTCGTTTCCGTCGAAAGTTTTTATAGTTGTCACGCGCATATCGACTTCCTTAACCGTCCCGGTATAGTCCTGTGAAACAATAACGTCACCGATATCGAACGGGCGGTTGAAGGCAAGTATTACGCCCGCGAGGAAATTCTCTCCTATGTCTTTGAACGCAAAACCAACTATTAGAGCGGAAGCACCAAGTCCCGCAAGCAGACCGCTCGCGACACCGCCGTATCCAAGAACGTTAACCGCAATGAATAAACCGATTAGAATGATCGTCCATCGAAGTATCCTTCCGAGAAAAACAGGAAGGAGCTGGTCCTCCATTCGCTTCAGTAGATTGCGTTTCAGCGTACGCCCGGCTAGTCCTGCAATAATAAAGAACACTATAATAACTATTAATGCTATAACTATTTGCGGAAGAGAATTGAGAAACCTCTCCCAATAGGACGCAAGCAGACCCACGTAATCTTTATCATCTTTACCTTGAAAAAGAGAAAATACGGACGCTAAGTATAGGATTAACGACATAAAATACGAACTTTTGTGAGATTACCGCAGTTTTGGTGCAAAGAAAGAAAATAACATATTGTATCAATAATATAAAGATAATTTACTAAAAATATGCAATTTTGAGGAAAGTCGGCGAGAAATGAACCTATGAGGAAAAACCGGGGTTTTACCCCCGGTTTTGTAAATATACTTTAAAAATCCCCTTTTTCTAGTGTAGTCCCGGGAGAACCCGATAAAAGGGTGTTTCCATAGAGGTAGTTGCCGGAGTGGAACAAATTCGTAAGATGAGCTGTCCCACAGTCTACCAAGGAAGAGCTTTGTGTTCCTAGAAAAACAGAATTAGTTACGCTAATGTAATCCATATCTTGGATCACCTCAATTAACACAGAATCATCTACCCTGCAAACACAATTATTGAATTCGATACCATTCATTTTTGCAAGATTATATATCTTACTATTGCTGGGAAGATTCAGCAGAACACAATTATTGAAAATTAAGCCTAAATCCTCCTGCGAGCCATACAGATGCAGAGAGATTGGATATACTAATTTACTGCCATCAATATAAAGATTATTAAAGATGACCTGTTTTACAGGACAAAACTGATTGCTGGGTGATTCATTAAGGAACCGCATGAAAAATGTCGGAGTAATATCGTCGGTATATATAACAGAAGAATTATTTACTTCCATCACCTGCGGCAATGTAAGTTCTGGTGGATTTTCGAGGGGCTGCTCTCTAATTGTAAACATAGTCTTGTTGTAACAATTAATATTATTAAAATTCCACTTTTTTATGCTAGATGTTTGAATAGTAATCACAGCACTTTCAATATTATTTCCATCATTTACCGATGCTAATCCATCAATGTTTAACATATCAATATTATAAGTATCACTATTGCCACCAATAAAAACAGGGTACACAACATTCTCTGTGTACATGTTCTTAATAACTATGTTTGCTCTTTCAATGAGTGAAGAATCAGACTCACCTTCTAAAGCGTTTGTATAGAAATCCACACCGCCATTGAGATTCAGAGCCCTGAAATTTTCAATCAAAACATTGCCTTTCATTCCTATACCCACACCTGTGTACTTTATAGCCGTCTGAGAATCAGGTATGCCTCCAATGGCGGTACAGTTTTTAAATATCACCGAGCCAGTAAACGATGCAAAAACAAACGCATGTTCACCAAGTTGAGGGGTAGTAACTGTTGCCGTGACATTTTCAATATTAACCTCCCATTGTTTTCCACCTTTGACGGTAGTCAATCCACCACATCTTATTGCATGCCGGATACCAACAAAATTGGAATCTCTAACTTTTGGATATGAACATGCATTCCCGATCATTACCCCATAGCCATAACCAAATAGGTTTGAATTATCAACCTCACATTTATCAACAAGCGGATTATAGCAGTTATAAAGTGCTATCGAAGCGAGT encodes:
- a CDS encoding mechanosensitive ion channel family protein, with amino-acid sequence MSLILYLASVFSLFQGKDDKDYVGLLASYWERFLNSLPQIVIALIVIIVFFIIAGLAGRTLKRNLLKRMEDQLLPVFLGRILRWTIILIGLFIAVNVLGYGGVASGLLAGLGASALIVGFAFKDIGENFLAGVILAFNRPFDIGDVIVSQDYTGTVKEVDMRVTTIKTFDGNDVFIPNSMIIKNPVLNYTMEPTRRHEFIVGVEYASDLGKAVQAVRSVLQDNKEVLDDPAPDVILNDFGSSSINIMVRFWVNNGYLTRSQFDVKSDVIKEVKEKFDAEGIDIPFDILQLQIHDKNQPIPLDVTKKESKK
- the fusA gene encoding elongation factor G: MPDYKSEQIRNVSVIGHAGTGKTSFCEAVLFSSGVTNRMGNVTEGNTVSDYHEDEIEKQMSINASVMNAFWKKSKGDKIKINLIDTPGFMDYIGEVVSALRVSDTSIITLDASKGREVGTEITFHNTKHYRNNIIFVINKLDHENINFEKVIDQLRESFGSRVAVMQFPVNSGTGFNAVVDVAKMKLLKFSTDGSGNYTEEDIPEDQKAKAKEYHQRFVENIAEEDEELMEKFFEGDENLAPEDIEKGLLLGMQERKIFPVFCAAADKNIGIKPILDFIADYTESPLDKHPEHAHKPGSDSEVEVKADPNGEPTIFIFKTVSEKNIGELSFFRVYSGKVTHGMDMVNEANGKSERLSQLFSMNGKNRKEMDAVICGDIGAVVKLKDTHTNNTLSSKNNPVVLPNIKFPDPNITLAIHAKNKGDEDKIATALHSFHEEDPTFISSFIPETRETVISGQGESHLETVIKRMKEKYKLEVEVKDPKIPYRETIRSTANDIEYKHKKQSGGRGQFGHVHIKIEPLERGQGFEFVDKIVGGVIPGRFVPAVEKGINEVLKNGVVVGCPVIDVKVTLFDGSFHNVDSDENSFKIAGSMAFRKGFMEAAPVIMEPIYDVEVVFPEEFMGAVSGDVSSRRGRIQGMEAEGHLQKLKAQIPLSEMNGYSSTLRSLTQGRGTYKRKFSHYEDVPREVEMKIIEQYKAEKEEAA